gctgtaaaaaaaaaatattcagtttatGCCACATAGTTTTAGTATTCCTTTTGATAGTATTTAAGTGTCCGAATACACTGATCATACAGAATAGCAAAACcattccctgcattttttttttttttttttttaaacgtgccTGGCTATCTATCTACTTACCTGCGGTTCTACATTTTCATTTGACTCCAGATTCAACAGAGATGCTCCATCGCCATGTTCCTGCTCACAAACCAACAAAAAGTAGCAAAGTATATACATCTACCTTTGAAACAGGTTTCACCttctgtatttaaacacacacgtCTCACTGGAACTGGACTTCAGCTCCACTGACAAATCAAAGCCACTTACAAACAGCATCTCATTGTAAAGAATGAATGTATTTTAGTACTGTGCTGCACGCCAGTGATGAATTGATCACTATAAAATGACTGTGCAATTGCAATGCAGAACCCGTGTTGGTGTGGGTTTGTGACATTTTTTTCAGCTCCCAACCACACTCTAAACCATTAGCTAATGAGTTTCATTGAAAAGCATGCTGTCATGGTCTCTGCATCGCTGTCAGAGCATCAGCAATCTGCAAACCCAGCCCTTCAGTACCAACTCTCATCCAGTCCATTATATCTCCCATCAGATTCAAAGGTAAACTTCTTTAAATGGGagtatattttgtactttttttctgcACATCTGTTAGAACCAGGATGAGAGGTTTACATGATCAATACTGTACCTGATTTGCTGTTCCTGAGCTTCCCCTCCGACTGAGCAGATCTCCTGGAGAGGCAGACAGCGAGGACTGGGACGGAGCCGACTGCAATATAGAATGCGGCGTGGCGAGCACAGACCTGGATGAACGTATACTACTTGTGTCCAAGTTGTCTTCTGCATCGGCTCCATGATGGAACAACACAAGGTCCACCAAGTCCTCTTTCTCGCGACACGTCTCTGTCGATACATTCCTCAGCATTAGATACTGCCGCAGGTCTCTTACTTTCAGTCTCATTAGCTGTGGCCTCTGGAATGTGGTTTCTTTCAGCACATTACACGTGTAACATCTCCGAAGGTTTTCTTGCAGGGCTGAGCAGAGAGAGCAAAAGTTCTTCTTGCAATCACAGCAAACATGCTTAGAAAAAACGAAAAAGCGTACCGTAGTTagaaaacactaaaaaaataaaataaaacaaagcagggtttgcatgtactgtaaattataaaatgtttaaacaaaatgacTTCATGTGAACAAAGTAAAACAACTCATGGCATGTTTTCTTGGAGTTCTTAGGGGAAAGCTGAACGCAAAGCATCATTTCCTGACATCTGAGCGACAATGTGATGCAATCCAAAGAGTGTCTCTAAAatcaacaaaaactaaaaaaaaccctTCACTACTTAAACACTATCCATCTAATATCTGACACTCACCACAGCTATTACACATACAGAGtgaaaagtagatcaccatgccCTGCTGAACTATTTTTTTGAATCCTGGCTTTAGGTAATAAAATATCTCCCTTACAAATGATACTAAACTAAACTGCAATTAAAGACACATGCTACACAAttgtttgttcttatttcagAGCTGCCGTAGATGACTGCACCACAGAGCACACCGACATCAACTACGATCTCCGCCTCAAATCGCTTGCAAATCAAGATCAAGCGCAGCTAGTCTGCTCAGTGTATTGTCAAGCAACTTTCCATTATTAACACCTCTTATCCTGATCAGCTCTCAGGACACAGCAGTTTACACTGCGGTCCTGGACGACTAAACAGATTCCTACAGGTtcacattaaaacaattaaaattaattaaaagcacTGCTGTATGTGTTTACAGTACAAGAATATTATTGAGTGTTTGGCAACAAGGAACACAGCAAGACCTCAAATCTTTACAAATATCATTCCAATAATGGCACTGTAAGTGAAAATAGTGTGGCTAGATGCCTCCTCCACTCTGTACTTATTCTCTGGGGACAGGCAGTGATGCAACATGTAACAGAGCTTACCTTTTTCCTGAACACAGAAAAGTCTACTCCGCAGGCTTTGCAGACGAGACTAGTGTTTCCTGATGAAGGCGGGGGGTAGGTTGAATACCCAGCATTGGGGGCAAATCTGAAGGGACCGGCTCCTGCACCAAACCCTGGCTGCTGGCCGCGCACTACTCCCGTACCCATCACTTCATTCAGCAGACCACAACATGAAGCCCACATGGACGAGGCCCCAGCCTGCAATTCAGAGACACATCATCATGATGGGCTAGTGACTGCTCAAACGTGTACAGTTAACACTGCTTTCTCAAAGGACCATGTGCTTGACTGATAGCATTCAAAATCCAGACTGCTGGTCTCACTGTAAAGAgccttacattaaaaaaaaaaaaaataaataagcttgAGAAAAGTGTCAAACAAGTTCGAGGAGAGCAGAAATCAAAGACTTCTGCTTTCACAGCAAATCAGCAATTGTAAGACAGCTCTGACAAAGACTGAAAgattacatacataaaaaaaacatttacaatttacattttgaatgaaCGTACATTATTCCCTACCGCAAACACACAATCAAAACACTGAACTGTGAATAAGCTTGTGTACTCACAAGATCTTAATGGTATCATATATAGCTCAGAGTGACACACTCTTACACGGCTATTGGGCTAATGAAGGCTGTATGTTCAGAACCAAGACTGGACACATGGGCatgccatcatatcattgactcgttttgtattccgatttccacaagtgcaatgtgatttaagtagacccctaattatagtttaacatacacttgcctattgcttttctcttacttattcagttaattgaatatgttaatatTCATGCATCATGACAAGAGATGAACACtgtgcttgcttcccgaggggtgttctcttagccaaagacTACTTTACTTATGGAAAAGGTTAGgtgtttcataaaaaaatattgtctGTAAATTGTCTTCATGTTCGTTTGcattattgaaataaaattgTCTAAGAATGCAGACTATGCATAATCAACAATAGCAAGCACAGTGTTTGTTctgactttggggttaaaaggttaaaacatttaattgaagGTCTACTCAAGCTATGCAGGCACCACTAGAACAcaatacattgtgcttgttacTGTCCTGGGCAAATTTATACAAATTTCCAAAAGTCCCCAAAGAAGGACATTTCCACTGGGCTACCCACAGCCTAGGAACTGATCCCTCGGAGCCCTGTTCAACTTCCAAGTACTTTCAGCAGAGCAATCGTGGCAGACAGATGCCGGGGAAGCTGCTAACCCCCTATACTCACTCTGCGCACACATACACATCCTCTACCAGTACTGACGTCCCAATTCTCTGCAACTGACAACCACACAGTCCCAGAGGAAGGATCAATGGCGACTGTCAAATCTACTGTATAATAAGACCATCATCAACAGTATCGCCATTTCATTTGAATGTCTAAAcgacaatttattttaaaaccagtaaACATGTACCTGATCTGGAGCAACAGCGCGCAATTCGAGCAACTCGGCGCAATACGAAGCCAATCTCTTCATTCCAGCTATGGACAGGAGTGTGGGCAGCAATCGCCGTGAGCTTAAAATCAACTGCTCCCTTTCCTCCACAAGAGACAAGTGCAAATGGCTCTTATCAGCACAGTAGCATCTTTTGAAAACGCCGCTGCTTTAACCGCATGTCTGTAGTATGATTTGCACACAAATGGACAACAAACAGAGGAATCTACAAGGCCTCGGATTTCTGCTGCACGTATTCAATGTGAGCACCGCAACAATATGTAATCCCTGTCCTGTATGGTTTGCCTGTACTTCCATGCGTCTACCACGGTAACCGCGCTAAGCTTTACATTGCCACCGACATCTAGCCCAGTCTGTGTTAAAATAGTGTCTTGTCTCTATACCCAGTGTCTACATACACCAGCGGCATCGATACAAATCTCGTCACACCCTTCCATTTGTGTATTAATAAAGCATATACCGTGAAAAAGAATAGGGTTAATCTGCACGACGAGGAGTTCTAAACGAACACACGAAAATAGAAGGCACTAAAACACATGGGGCTAGATCTGACCCAGACAAAGTCATTTCGTACAGTGTGTacgaaggtttttttttttttttttcctggctgtAGTGAATGCATTTAATAGGTTTTCGGACAACGaaaccttgcaaaaaaaaaaaaaaaaaaaaaatcattttagtaaaaaaataaataaagaccccGTCAGTATCACTATATAGAGGCAGCGCATATTTAAAGGAATGCGCATAAATAGTGATGCGATTAACACATCCTGGCGAATACATATGACAAGATACAACATTATGGATCCAGGCAGTATTTATCATGTTTTAATTGCAAATACGTTGTAATAATGATATGACTTGAGCCTTCTACACACGAACAAGGATGAGGATGTCAAACAATgccaagcaataaaaaaaacgcAGTACCCCCTCTAGTGCATTATCACGcgtatttatgtttaatttaattagaaaatattgtaaaatCGATCTGATTCTGCACAGCGCTGCTAACCATGAAACGGAATCTCGTCTCTGTTTTGCAGGTGGTCATATACCGCTTCAAGTAAtgctaccgtttttttttttttgtttttttttttaaatataacatgttaTACAATAGAGAGCTACCACTTTTAACAATGCAACATGAATTTACTCTACCTTCATGACTCCCAGTTGTAAATGATACCTAAAAATAAAGGACTGACCATTATCAGCACCAGGAATCACTTCATTACGTTGACGTCGCCCCTCACGCCCAGGGCTTTTTGAAGAACAAACAGAATGACAGACAGCTGTCTGACCaatcaaaaaccaaaaacatgcaGTCAGGGTGACTAGATTAGTTTGGGCGTCGCCTTCGTGTTCCCGATGGGCTCCGTTCACTGTCGGTCGCCCAGAGCAACCGATCGATAAGAGCTTTCATGATGTTGTGCATTATGAGTACAGTGAATGAATACATGAACAGTTTTTTGAGCTTCACTTGatctgtttaaaattatttcattttatgtattggatgcgttttttttttttttttttttttacacgtttacaataataaatatgcaAACGTGCTGcgcttaaattaaataaaaataaaataatagatttgttttttcttctagaacacaaggattttaaaaaaataaaataaaaatgaattaatgtaCAATAATTCCCTTACACGTGCATTATTTCTGCTGAGAATGACGGGGTAATGTAAAACGACTCCATTCTTTGGGTTAGGGTTCGGTTAATTTAAATCTTAAAGTTACTCGAATTCTCTCAGCTGGCCGTCTTTATAACAACACCTGACCTATTCCATGTCTATTGCCTAGCGCTGTGCAAAGTGAATTTACGCTATTCCACGGTAGTCAATCCAAGTATTAACACGTTACAGCTTCACTTTAATTGATTTTCAGGGTTTCTGAGGATGCACCACAGTTACACAGAGCATTCTCAGGTATATGCAAATTCAGTATTTAATGGCTCTATAAATTTTACTTACACTGTTACCACTACAGTGTCACAACACGCCTGGATACTACATCGTACATTTGTGTATTTGGTCTTCAATGGAAACAGGAATGCTCTTTGTTgagcaaattatatttaaaacatatctggACAGCAAGATCGTGGATTCAATCAATGcagacctatttatttatttatttatgtacaacGTTAGAGCccttctcttttttaaattttgttagaCACACCCGAAAATATTGTCGCTAGTGTTGACCCGGCTACGGTATTTCAATACAGGTGTGACCAACTAAACTGCTCACGATTAAGACATCGACGGATCAAACTGCGGTGCAATTCACGTCGCCTCAGCGTCATGTTAAGTATATGTGTGCAACGGAGAATGCCAGATGCGATAGATCCAAATACACTGGAAAACTGAAATCAgtacatgtttaaatattaacattataGGCTTGTGGTATTACGttctttctttaataataataataataataataataataataataataataataataataataataataataacatttgcagAAAAGACAAGTGGTCTGTTGTTGATAGAAAGTTACATGACATTTTGCCGAATTTCATGAAAATCAAAATGGTTAGCTGTGGCTTTTGCTGATCTGGCACAGAACGAGCCGCTGGCTGTACTAGACTACTGAATTCAGGGCAGATACTTcataattagtttttgtttttttttcatgtttacaaTCTAATACTGTCTCggtattttttaattatagttgTCACCCtccagtttttaaatatatacgtTTTCCACgaacacagacacagaaaatagaactaagtatatattttattctgaGGTATTAAATTAACTGAATTAGCTTGTCGAATACCCCAAACAACGCAGACATTATCATACGACATTTATCATAGAAGAGATCAAAGTAAGTTGAAAAGTTTTTGTTTACCTAAAGTAAGTTGAAAAGTTTTTGTTTACCCAAAGTAAAAGTGCTTTGTTGTGCAttaatgaagaacaaatatataGTTAACAACTTACTTTATTTTGGAAGCAGAATTCATGTCTTATATATGCTAGATTAATACTCTTTATTCAACAACACCTCTTACCTATTTTCGTTTCATTCCCCACCATGCAAAACCCAATCGACATTTCGACATTTGTAAATGAATATAGACACTATATAATGGCGGTGAGCAGgcaacatttgtgttttgtttaaaacaagatgCAGTAAACTTTATAAGCGCAGTCAAACGGAGTTGTTATACCAACGGATATGGTTTTAGGCGTGTCCAGTCGAAGTTGGCAGTAGATCTTTTTAAGTTCGGgaaaacaacaatacattttgaTTGCTGGACAGAAAAGCAAGTTAACGTGCTTGGCATCACCATGGCGAGTGTCCACGAAGGCTTGTATTTTAACCTAATGATGCGCAACGGGGTAGTGCACGCTAACGTCTTCGGGTGACCCTGTACGAGAAAACTGTACTGCTGCTGTTGGATGAGATGACCGTATCGACGTCTATAACTCTACTGGATAGAAGACGGCTTAACAAACTGATCTTACCATTGCTGCAGGGAATGTCCAACACAttgctttgaaaatgaaaacggACATCCCGACTTACTGCTGCAGCTGCAAGGATGAGAATACCCGAGTCTCACGAGTACAGAATAAATACCGGGTGTAATAAAAAACCAGCTGGACTCTCAAAAAGGCTTGCTAGTTGAGTAACTCAGCTATAACTAAAGAAACTCTCGGTCATAGATTTAAAGCTAACCATTCTAGCTGCACAAGTGACAAAACCTCGTGTCAAGCAGAGACGCCGACGGATTGACTGAGCATGGTTGGCTGGCGTTTCTGCTGTTAAATATGGACTGGTTTATTCAGAAGATGTCTAGACTTCTTTTTTGTATACTTGTGCACTGGCAGTAGGTGCCTGGAATGCAGGTCACTATTTTTCGGGTAAAACGTTTAACTCTTGTACGGTTTACACTTAACCATAGTATATGTTTGTAATACCCATCTGCACGTTACAATTTCAGAGTCCAAACATGACACTGTCTCAGTTGATCAAGACTGCTGAAGACTCCTGCCCACAGTTGGCTTACGCTGTTCATTTAATGTATGGGGTccctcccactcccactcccacgcCCACGCACCCCCCACACCTTGTTTATGTGTTATCGTCACGTGTATGTTACATTGGAATTGCATTCTTTAACATTTGCATTTGGTTTCAGATAGCATGCTATCTCTCCTACCGAAAATCCATTTACttaattctacaaaaaaaagtcACGTTTGCCAAGTAATATGTTCTACTGTTGGCATCCCGGTTTAAAATTCAGCTGAGCAAAAAATGCCAACTTCGGACTTGAGGTTTTTCTTTGCCATTGTCCAGCTCCACATTTATTGCCATTATGTGTGGGCGCTGTTGGTGAGATGCATAATGAATTATAATATTAACATAAATGCCAGCTCAATCACAGCTCACATTCTGTTTTATTGGCTTTAATGGCTGATAGGGACCTGAAGAATATGGAGCACTTTTTTGATATGTTAGGCAGTCCATTTAATGAGACTGAGTCAGAAGCACACAAAACAAGCCTAGTATATAAGCATTAAAATAGCACAGTAATCTGCATGTTATAAATTGCACATTAGAAATGACAATGAATGATACTGTGTACTTTTACCTATCTCCTATTTATTTCTGACAACCCTACTCATTGCATGCAAAATCAACAAATCCAGACACATTTTCTAGCGTCACCATCTCAGAATGTCAGTACCTTATGAGGGATTATCTATCCTACtgtaatcactgtttttttttcttttatgcattATTTCCAGTGGTATGGATTTGCCTTTTTCTCTTTCTCATTTGCATGGGTTCAGTGTAAGCTGCTTATCCCAGTTAAAATAAAGCCACTTTGAGGATTACATTATTGTAGACTAATCGACAAGCCCTGAGATGATGACCCTGCATGAAATGAAGCTTTAATACTGTGATTGCTTCATTTTGTAGCTGGTGACCTTTTGTCCTGTGGCCctgtgtgagtctctgtgtgaAGCATCCTGGTAAAAactatcaattaaaaaaaaaaaaaaaatctttttttgtgtttgttttgtttttcatttttttcagtattactTGAGTTACTTGAACAGCATGCCAGTCCAGGACATTTTTAACTCCACAGACAGTCTCCTGCATTGCTTCGATCGGCTCATCCTGCCTGGAGGCGACAGCAAGAGCAACGGGGATGAAGGCTGCGGGCGCCGCCTGCGCTATGCTGCTCTCAACCTCGCCGCTCTGCACTGCCGCTTTGGCCACTGGTGAGTGCTTTTCTTAGCGGCTGTATCAGCAGCAGTAGCTGAGTTGTTTATTGCAGTGCTATTCGTACACGCCCTGGCAGGTGCTTTTCTCTCTCACTGATGTGGAACCGCATGTTAAgtgtaataacattttgcatgGTCATTGTTATGGTGACCTCATGATGGGGGGTATGTAATCACCGTCCTGTCGAGGCTGTTAAACCCCTTTGTGGaaactgttttctgtttaatcTAGCAACATGTTTTCAATGAAAGTAGCCTTGctttagtatttaatattttactttttgtagTTCAGTTTTTGCATTGATTTCCTCATTCCCCAGTTGCAGTGGTTTATAACACACCGCATACAACAGGACGTTTTCGGTTAACTAAAATACCTCTGCCTTTCGTTTACCTTCAGcgtttaaccctttacagtctTGCATCCTATACAAGCTCCTTTTTATATCTTTATTAGTCAACAGGCCGAGCTGGCTTTGCAAGAAGCAATTCGCATTGCCCAAGAATCCAACGATCATGTTTGCTGGCAGCACTGCTTGGTAAGAACTTCAAACtctaattgcatttctttttaaaagctccTCTATAGATCCCTAAATATTCTTTCATGCTTGTCTTAAACACAGGGCTCAATCTAAGCAGAACAATGAGTTTGTAAAGAGGCAAGCCCGGCTATACCACTTTCTGGGGAAGACTAAGCAGAAGAATAAATGTGCAACACTCTTCTGGCTGAACAACCAGGAGCTGCCATCTCAGGGAGTGCCTCTGATCACCAGGCTGTGAAACTGAATCAGAGACAGTGAATAAGCCTGTCACTACTGCTATCCACTCCCAATCACCCAGCATAGGGAGGGTCTTTGGAAAATGTTGTGTATATTGGTAATGTTAAATAgtgtatattttcaaataataaagagaAGCGATGCtcttgtttttgtgtctgtgtgttggttTGGATTCTCAAAACCTTACACCAAACTTTCATTTGCATCGTATGTTCTGAAAGTTGGTGAAAAACACCCTGTGGTTTTCTAGAACTAGAAATTAACAACTGTTGTAAAAAGCTTATTGTCTGTCTTGTATCTTCACAAGAAAGCAGTGGAATGTGCTCTACAGTTTACACTACCTCAAAGATACTAATCAAGGGAATATGGACTgagttacaaatacaaaatgcattctattaaatgttttttaatatagtatGTACACTTGACTAAACCTAAGCCAGTTGTATTTAAATATCACTTAATTCTCATTGGCCTCTTAGTTACCTGTTAGTGATGACTTTCAAGAGCAATAATACAGCCAGTATAATGGGAAGCCTGCAATCAAAGGGAATGAAGTCATAGGCTAGTCAATGCAAAGCTGGGGTTTTATGTGTGGGTCAGTTCTTATACTTTGTGGGTTTGCATGTATTGATTTACGTTTGTTCTAGAGCTAAAATGTTCTGCATGAATATACAGTGCTTCTTTACTGAAATGCAACCCCTTAATCATACACTAGGGGGCTCTGTACCCTAAGGAATAGTAATGTTTCAGTTCCAGCGTGTGTAATTCAACTCTTGTCTCCTGTTAAAAACTGAAGACGATGTATTCTATGATTAGGGAATATGCAGGTACAATGCACAATACATGGACAAGGTTGTTTGTGTATTgctttcatttttcatataaagaaACTAAACATTCTTCTTTCTGTCTCCCAGCTGTACAGCGCTTCACTGTTTTGCCGTTCATACACCCCACAAGACCAGGCACGTTGTAAGCATGGGACATGCCCCTACCGATTCAGTTTATAAGGGGGCTTTTCCATATACTGATGCTGgatcttgttttaaatgtgttgagcAAGGGGCACAGGAGCATGACTTATAtatttgcttttactgtggacAGTTTTATGCCTGTTAAAGcaagcctttgatattttctgCATTATGCACAAGATCTTGATTTGATCGTAAGCATGTTGTAGCACAGATGCTGCCTGGTGTCCTCCAAGGCTAACTCACTCCTGAAACCATAAACCTGACTTTAAAGATGTGCTTGTTTTCTACAGTACACTGCCTTTAGACCTGATTACATGGACATTTCTTAACGCTGGATTTTGGCACACACTCCTCAGTGTTGGTTATCTATCATGAAACTGAGACGTTTGCTTTTAAACTAGAAATAGCCAATACTGTCTCTAATCATGATCCATCTGCAGTTCCAttgtaaaaatgacacattttaaacaacagtgGTTTAAAGACTTCCCTGGAAGCATGCTGGTTTATTCACAGGGTTAAAGGGGcaatactaataaaaacaaataaaaaaaataattttagctTTGGGTGAAGCTCCTGCAGCACATTGTGTGGAATAGCCCcgcaggactgtgattggacaccctgctgcagagtcactgtCAGTGCAGCAGGCATTAGAGGTCCTAGGCAAGATACGTGTACTTTCCCAGAATCAAAGCAGAAATTAACCTTAGAaaaccaaacaataatacaagtttaaaaaCCCTAATTTCACTAATTGCAATGAGAACCACTACAAATGGTGGCAAACCTCATGAAAAAGTACGGGGTTCAAAGCAAAAAGCTATTACATTGTAACTTGAAGATTCTTAAGGGCATATTTCTGAAGTATTGCCTCTCGTCTCCTTCTGTATGAGAGAATTGAAGATCATGTCAATTGTTACAGAATTACATTCAAGTACCTTTGGAATGCTTAAGAGAACTTAGCTTTCATTATTCATTGTTTGTTCTGTAAAATCAGGCATTTTATCTCTTTCCAAAAATAAAGAGTCAAAGAGTTAATTAAAAACcagagtaaacgctttgaaaatctAGCCCTTCGTCTTTGTTGCCATGC
The Polyodon spathula isolate WHYD16114869_AA chromosome 22, ASM1765450v1, whole genome shotgun sequence genome window above contains:
- the LOC121296894 gene encoding E3 ubiquitin-protein ligase RNF34-like isoform X2 produces the protein MKAGASSMWASCCGLLNEVMGTGVVRGQQPGFGAGAGPFRFAPNAGYSTYPPPSSGNTSLVCKACGVDFSVFRKKHVCCDCKKNFCSLCSALQENLRRCYTCNVLKETTFQRPQLMRLKVRDLRQYLMLRNVSTETCREKEDLVDLVLFHHGADAEDNLDTSSIRSSRSVLATPHSILQSAPSQSSLSASPGDLLSRRGSSGTANQEHGDGASLLNLESNENVEPQATLLSRKRARASLSDISTMEDIEGLNVRQLKEILARYFVNYSGCCEKWELVERVNRLYRETEENRKSLVMSHPQPICSGGNGDGEKMHSSSDDNLCRICMDAAIDCVLLECGHMVTCTKCGKRMSECPICRQYVVRAVHVFKS
- the LOC121296894 gene encoding E3 ubiquitin-protein ligase RNF34-like isoform X1; the encoded protein is MKAGASSMWASCCGLLNEVMGTGVVRGQQPGFGAGAGPFRFAPNAGYSTYPPPSSGNTSLVCKACGVDFSVFRKKHVCCDCKKNFCSLCSALQENLRRCYTCNVLKETTFQRPQLMRLKVRDLRQYLMLRNVSTETCREKEDLVDLVLFHHGADAEDNLDTSSIRSSRSVLATPHSILQSAPSQSSLSASPGDLLSRRGSSGTANQEHGDGASLLNLESNENVEPQATLLSRKRARASLSDISTMEDIEGLNVRQLKEILARYFVNYSGCCEKWELVERVNRLYRETEENRKSLENVENGKTAVVMSHPQPICSGGNGDGEKMHSSSDDNLCRICMDAAIDCVLLECGHMVTCTKCGKRMSECPICRQYVVRAVHVFKS